Proteins encoded in a region of the Cupriavidus pauculus genome:
- a CDS encoding helix-turn-helix domain-containing protein: MKLDPELADKPYYSTRTAAKLLNVSLGTVQKMVERGELGAWKTNGGHRRIHKETVHRLLASRAAPDLQTPHDLDLVVFHPNHQEAQRISAQLGKWSLPLKTQVLEDVVDTVITSVDARPRVVLYYVEELNDAESAIIEKLQNFFARQRVIFAVITNRQAYDGVADALQHWGIMVFLKTPSLEEVKGFLRAQLMMGRAGA; this comes from the coding sequence ATGAAACTGGATCCAGAACTGGCTGACAAGCCTTACTACAGCACGCGTACCGCAGCAAAGCTTCTCAATGTATCGCTGGGCACTGTCCAGAAGATGGTCGAACGGGGCGAACTTGGCGCCTGGAAGACCAACGGCGGACATCGGCGCATTCACAAGGAAACGGTGCACCGCCTGCTGGCATCGCGCGCCGCGCCCGATCTGCAGACGCCGCACGATCTCGACCTCGTGGTGTTCCACCCGAACCACCAGGAGGCGCAGCGTATCAGCGCGCAGCTGGGCAAGTGGTCACTGCCGCTGAAAACGCAGGTGCTCGAGGACGTCGTCGATACCGTGATCACGTCGGTCGATGCGCGGCCGCGCGTGGTCCTCTACTACGTCGAGGAACTCAACGACGCCGAGTCGGCGATCATCGAAAAGCTGCAGAACTTCTTCGCGCGCCAGCGCGTGATCTTCGCGGTGATTACCAATCGGCAGGCCTACGATGGCGTGGCCGACGCCCTGCAGCACTGGGGCATCATGGTGTTCCTGAAGACACCGTCGCTGGAAGAAGTCAAAGGCTTCCTGCGCGCGCAACTGATGATGGGTCGCGCCGGCGCATAA
- a CDS encoding sigma-54-dependent transcriptional regulator, with protein MPRDLAVTIVEDDPDVRLGCEQALRLEGIPTRTAASAEAALRDIQTQMEGGLHPGIVVTDVRLPGRDGMSLLAALREQDPTLPVILITGHGDVSLAVQAMKQGAYDFLEKPFSPERLVDACRRALEQRRLTLEVAGLRAQLAARTSVASRLIGNSPAIERLRARIADVADTGANVLIHGETGTGKELVARCLHEASGRHARHFVAINCGGLPEQLFESEIFGHEAGSFTGATRRRIGKIEHAAGGTLFLDEIESMPMPMQIKLLRVLQERTVERLGSNQPVPVDARVVAATKADLRAQSDAGAFRADLYYRLNVITLALPPLRERREDVPQLFEHFVAQAALRFDREPLPASPAEMSALIAYPWPGNVRELRNLAERHVLGLGCRPGDMHEGGDGGGAVGDGPTELSLPQAVEQFERALIADALRRHDGNLSRASEALGVAKTTLFDKVRKYGL; from the coding sequence ATGCCGCGCGATCTGGCCGTGACGATCGTCGAGGACGATCCGGACGTGCGCCTCGGCTGCGAGCAGGCGCTGCGGCTCGAAGGCATTCCCACGCGCACGGCCGCGAGCGCCGAGGCCGCGCTGCGCGATATCCAGACGCAGATGGAAGGCGGGCTGCATCCGGGTATCGTCGTCACCGATGTCCGCCTGCCGGGACGCGACGGCATGTCGCTGCTCGCGGCGCTGCGCGAGCAGGATCCCACGCTGCCCGTGATCCTCATCACGGGCCACGGCGATGTGAGCCTTGCCGTGCAGGCGATGAAGCAAGGCGCGTACGACTTCCTCGAAAAGCCGTTTTCGCCCGAGCGGCTCGTCGATGCATGCCGCCGCGCGCTCGAGCAGCGCCGGCTCACGCTCGAGGTGGCCGGGCTGCGCGCCCAGCTGGCCGCGCGCACGTCCGTGGCGAGCCGGCTGATCGGCAATTCGCCCGCGATCGAGCGGCTGCGCGCGCGCATCGCGGACGTGGCCGATACCGGCGCCAATGTGCTGATCCACGGCGAGACTGGCACGGGCAAGGAACTCGTCGCGCGCTGCCTGCACGAAGCGAGCGGCCGCCATGCGCGCCATTTCGTCGCGATCAACTGTGGCGGCCTGCCCGAACAGCTGTTTGAATCCGAGATCTTCGGCCACGAGGCCGGCTCGTTCACGGGCGCCACGCGCCGGCGCATCGGCAAGATCGAGCACGCCGCGGGCGGCACGCTGTTCCTCGACGAGATCGAGAGCATGCCCATGCCAATGCAGATCAAGCTGCTGCGCGTGCTGCAGGAACGCACGGTCGAGCGGCTCGGCTCCAACCAGCCCGTGCCCGTCGACGCGCGCGTGGTAGCCGCGACCAAGGCCGACCTGCGCGCGCAGTCCGATGCCGGCGCGTTCCGCGCGGACCTGTACTACCGGCTCAACGTGATCACGCTCGCACTGCCGCCGCTGCGCGAGCGTCGCGAAGACGTACCGCAGCTATTCGAGCATTTCGTGGCACAGGCCGCGCTGCGTTTCGATCGCGAGCCGCTGCCCGCATCGCCGGCGGAGATGTCCGCGCTGATCGCCTATCCGTGGCCCGGCAATGTGCGCGAACTGCGCAATCTGGCAGAGCGCCATGTCCTCGGACTCGGCTGCCGTCCTGGCGATATGCACGAAGGTGGCGACGGCGGCGGAGCCGTCGGCGACGGGCCGACTGAACTGTCGCTGCCGCAGGCCGTCGAACAATTCGAGCGCGCGCTCATCGCCGATGCATTGCGCCGCCACGACGGCAACCTCTCCCGCGCGAGCGAAGCGCTCGGCGTGGCCAAGACAACCTTGTTCGACAAGGTTCGCAAGTACGGACTCTGA
- a CDS encoding ornithine cyclodeaminase: MTLTPRDTPGGNPSPLTRCLDARDVAALVRAIGVRQSLVQLADHLREDFLRWSAFDKSARAASHSDVGVIELMPVSDGVLHAFKYVNGHPRNARYALPTVMAYGALADVRTGHPLLLADLTLATALRTAATSALAAKAMARRDAKSMALIGNGAQAEFQALAFHALLGIREIRAFDIDRRATDRLARNLAHVPDLRIVAAASIADAVAGADIVSTVTADKTRATILAPEMIAPGMHLNAVGGDCPGKTELHADILRNARIVVEYAPQTRIEGEIQQLPPDAPVTELWEVLAGTSPGRETREEVTIFDSVGFALEDFSALRWLHNVALSNDAGEFFALVATPRDPRDLYGWMMREDASAAKTEGGGVKVALT, from the coding sequence ATGACGCTCACACCACGCGACACACCGGGCGGCAACCCCTCCCCCCTCACGCGATGCCTCGACGCGCGCGATGTCGCGGCCCTCGTACGCGCCATCGGCGTCAGGCAGTCGCTCGTGCAGCTGGCGGACCATCTGCGCGAAGATTTCCTGCGCTGGTCCGCGTTCGACAAGTCCGCGCGCGCGGCAAGCCATTCCGACGTGGGCGTGATCGAACTGATGCCCGTCAGCGATGGCGTGCTGCACGCATTCAAGTACGTCAACGGCCATCCGCGCAACGCGCGGTACGCGCTGCCCACGGTGATGGCCTATGGCGCGCTGGCCGACGTGCGCACGGGGCATCCGCTGCTGCTGGCGGATCTGACGCTGGCCACCGCGTTGCGCACCGCCGCCACCTCCGCACTGGCGGCGAAGGCGATGGCGCGGCGGGACGCGAAGTCCATGGCGCTGATCGGCAATGGCGCGCAGGCCGAGTTCCAGGCGCTGGCGTTCCACGCATTGCTCGGTATCCGCGAGATTCGCGCCTTCGATATCGACCGTCGCGCGACGGATCGGCTCGCGCGGAACCTCGCGCATGTGCCGGACCTGCGCATCGTGGCGGCGGCATCGATCGCGGACGCCGTGGCGGGCGCGGACATCGTCTCCACGGTCACCGCCGACAAGACCCGCGCCACGATTCTTGCGCCGGAGATGATCGCGCCGGGCATGCACCTCAACGCCGTCGGCGGCGATTGTCCGGGCAAGACGGAGCTGCATGCGGACATCCTCCGCAACGCCCGGATCGTCGTCGAGTACGCGCCGCAGACTCGCATCGAGGGCGAGATCCAGCAGTTGCCGCCCGATGCGCCGGTGACCGAACTATGGGAAGTCCTGGCGGGAACCTCGCCGGGCCGCGAGACCCGCGAGGAGGTCACGATATTCGATTCGGTGGGCTTCGCGCTCGAAGATTTTTCAGCGCTACGATGGCTCCACAATGTGGCGCTGTCGAACGACGCCGGTGAGTTTTTTGCGTTGGTTGCAACACCACGCGACCCCCGCGACCTCTACGGGTGGATGATGCGAGAGGACGCGTCGGCCGCAAAGACCGAGGGCGGCGGTGTGAAGGTGGCTCTTACTTAA
- a CDS encoding chloride channel protein, giving the protein MLAGIALLLGGVSTGAAWVLVNLIRFFTNLFFYRTLSFAETSPAHHALGLWVVALPVIGGLIVGLMARYGSDKIRGHGIPEAMEAVLFGRSRMSPKVAVLKPLSSGIVIGSGGPFGAEGPIIMTGGSIASLLAQLLHLSAAERKTLLVAGACAGMTAIFGTPVAAVLLAIELLLFELRPRSLLPVALACAVAGFLRALVFEPGPLFPLQTAPVSVMALGACIVAGLLCGGLGAGLTLALYRTEDAFSRLPMHWMWWPALGGLVVGIGGYFEPRALGIGYDVIGDLLNNRLAIEVAVALLAVKAVIWVAALGSGTSGGVLAPLLMLGAGLGVVLAPWLPGGSPSLWALVCMAGVLGSVLGAPLTAIVFAFGLTHDSEALLPLLLTTAVAYGFSVLTMKRSIMTEKIARRGLHIWREYGVDPLEHAHVADLMTRDVVAIDGDLPLEAAVARYFGERAPHRAYPVVGDGRVLGMLNRAAIDAAAQAPGAPLACRDLLPVPSDGVGAVLLPTHTGRAAAGRMATLGVARLPVVADLASMRLVGIVSLRDLAAPSRRVLDEETTRERPLAQSL; this is encoded by the coding sequence ATGCTGGCAGGTATCGCGCTCCTGCTGGGCGGCGTAAGTACCGGCGCCGCGTGGGTGCTGGTCAACCTCATCCGGTTCTTCACGAACCTGTTCTTCTATCGGACGCTGTCGTTTGCGGAGACCTCGCCCGCGCACCATGCGCTCGGCCTGTGGGTCGTCGCGCTACCGGTGATCGGTGGCCTGATCGTCGGCCTGATGGCGCGCTACGGCAGCGACAAGATTCGCGGGCACGGCATTCCCGAGGCGATGGAAGCCGTGCTGTTCGGCCGCAGCCGCATGTCGCCGAAGGTCGCGGTGCTCAAGCCGCTGTCCTCGGGCATCGTGATCGGCAGCGGCGGGCCGTTCGGTGCGGAGGGTCCGATCATCATGACCGGCGGCTCGATCGCGTCGCTGCTTGCACAGCTGCTCCACCTGAGCGCGGCCGAGCGCAAGACGCTGCTCGTTGCCGGCGCCTGCGCGGGGATGACCGCGATCTTCGGCACGCCGGTCGCGGCGGTGCTGCTGGCCATCGAACTGCTGCTGTTCGAATTGCGGCCGCGCAGCCTGCTGCCAGTGGCGCTCGCCTGCGCGGTGGCGGGCTTCCTGCGTGCTCTTGTCTTCGAGCCTGGGCCGCTGTTCCCGCTGCAGACGGCGCCCGTGTCGGTGATGGCGCTCGGCGCGTGCATCGTCGCGGGGCTGCTGTGCGGGGGACTGGGCGCGGGGCTGACGCTGGCGCTGTATCGCACGGAAGACGCATTCTCCCGCCTGCCCATGCACTGGATGTGGTGGCCCGCGCTCGGCGGGCTCGTGGTGGGCATCGGCGGCTACTTCGAACCGCGCGCGCTCGGTATCGGATACGACGTCATCGGCGATCTGCTCAACAACCGCCTCGCCATCGAGGTCGCGGTGGCGCTGCTGGCCGTCAAGGCCGTGATCTGGGTCGCCGCGCTGGGCTCGGGAACCTCGGGCGGCGTGCTCGCGCCGCTGCTGATGCTGGGCGCGGGGCTCGGCGTGGTGCTTGCGCCGTGGCTGCCCGGCGGCTCGCCCTCGCTCTGGGCGCTCGTCTGCATGGCAGGCGTGCTGGGCAGCGTGCTCGGCGCGCCGCTGACGGCGATCGTGTTCGCGTTCGGACTCACCCACGACAGCGAGGCGCTGCTGCCGCTGCTGCTGACCACCGCGGTGGCCTACGGGTTCTCCGTGCTCACGATGAAGCGGTCGATCATGACCGAGAAGATTGCACGGCGCGGCCTGCATATCTGGCGCGAGTACGGTGTCGATCCGCTCGAGCATGCGCATGTGGCCGATCTGATGACGCGCGACGTCGTGGCGATCGATGGCGATCTGCCGCTCGAAGCGGCCGTGGCCCGCTACTTCGGCGAGCGCGCGCCGCATCGCGCGTATCCGGTCGTCGGCGACGGGCGTGTGCTGGGCATGCTGAATCGCGCGGCGATCGACGCTGCCGCGCAGGCACCGGGCGCGCCGCTTGCGTGCCGCGATCTGTTGCCCGTGCCATCCGATGGGGTGGGCGCGGTCCTGCTCCCCACGCATACCGGCCGCGCCGCGGCGGGGCGCATGGCCACGCTGGGCGTCGCGCGATTGCCGGTGGTGGCCGACCTGGCCTCGATGCGCCTCGTCGGCATCGTCTCGCTGCGGGACCTCGCGGCGCCGAGCCGTCGGGTGCTCGACGAAGAGACCACGCGCGAGCGGCCGCTTGCTCAGAGTTTGTAG
- a CDS encoding dimethylarginine dimethylaminohydrolase family protein: protein MIQRPTILVVAPTHYDVSYSINPWMDPQAWARDPRGMHRNATRSFDALREALDASGFAVEVAPGAPGQPDMVFPANAAVVLDGKAVLARFRYPQRQGEEAPFAAIFESLRARGWIDSVATLPDGCYQEGAGDCIWDASRGHFWAGFGPRSSREAADAMSAHFDRDVVALELATEHSYHLDVCFCPLAGGEVLYYPPAFGEQALREIHARVPASLRIEATEDDLRHFSVNAVNLDDQVVMTRTTPHLRTEFARRGYRLREVDLSPFMLSGGGAYCMTLRLDRDGTAAVAMHDAVRGAAA from the coding sequence ATGATCCAACGCCCGACCATTCTCGTTGTTGCCCCGACCCACTACGACGTCTCCTACAGCATCAACCCATGGATGGACCCGCAGGCCTGGGCGCGCGACCCGCGCGGCATGCATCGCAACGCGACGCGGTCGTTCGACGCGCTGCGCGAGGCGCTCGATGCGTCGGGCTTCGCGGTCGAGGTGGCACCGGGCGCGCCGGGGCAGCCGGACATGGTGTTCCCGGCCAACGCGGCCGTGGTGCTCGATGGCAAGGCCGTGCTCGCGCGCTTCCGCTATCCGCAGCGGCAGGGCGAGGAGGCGCCGTTCGCGGCCATCTTCGAATCGCTGCGCGCGCGCGGTTGGATCGACAGCGTGGCCACGCTGCCCGACGGCTGCTATCAGGAGGGCGCCGGCGACTGCATCTGGGACGCCTCCCGCGGCCACTTCTGGGCCGGCTTCGGTCCGCGCTCGTCGCGCGAGGCCGCCGACGCGATGTCCGCGCACTTCGATCGCGACGTCGTCGCGCTGGAGCTGGCCACCGAACACAGCTATCACCTCGACGTCTGCTTCTGCCCGCTTGCCGGTGGCGAAGTCCTCTACTACCCGCCCGCATTCGGCGAGCAGGCCCTGCGCGAGATCCATGCGCGCGTGCCCGCCAGCCTTCGCATCGAGGCGACCGAGGACGACCTGCGGCATTTCAGCGTCAATGCGGTCAACCTCGACGACCAGGTCGTGATGACGCGCACCACGCCGCATCTGCGCACCGAGTTCGCGCGCCGCGGCTACCGCCTGCGCGAGGTCGATCTGTCGCCGTTCATGCTGTCCGGTGGCGGTGCGTACTGCATGACGCTGCGGCTCGACCGCGACGGCACGGCAGCGGTCGCGATGCATGACGCGGTGCGTGGCGCGGCGGCATAG
- a CDS encoding Lrp/AsnC family transcriptional regulator gives MDATDQQLLALLRDNARTPVTTLAKVLRISRATVQNRIDKLERDGLIVGYTVRLKPEAEPHRIRAWMTVAVEGNKARQVLQALRGEPNVQALHTTNGRWDIIAELRADTLEAFDRTLDRIRLIDGISATETSILLSTYKL, from the coding sequence ATGGACGCCACCGATCAGCAGTTGCTCGCGCTGCTGCGCGACAATGCCCGCACCCCCGTGACCACGCTTGCAAAGGTCCTGCGCATCTCGCGGGCGACCGTGCAGAACCGGATCGACAAGCTCGAGCGCGATGGGTTGATCGTGGGCTACACGGTGCGGCTCAAGCCCGAGGCGGAACCGCATCGGATCCGCGCGTGGATGACGGTGGCGGTCGAGGGCAACAAGGCGCGGCAGGTCCTGCAGGCGCTGCGCGGAGAGCCGAACGTGCAGGCGCTGCACACGACCAATGGCCGCTGGGACATCATCGCGGAACTGCGCGCGGACACGCTCGAGGCCTTCGACCGCACCCTCGACCGCATTCGCCTGATCGACGGCATCTCCGCGACGGAGACGAGCATCCTGTTGTCGACCTACAAACTCTGA
- a CDS encoding HPP family protein: protein MASDTDNAAAPDRQTLTWLRTFLPMPITGGRHERVKSCLGALLGLFVTEWISRHLMGGFNPWFIAPMGASAVLLFAVPASPLAQPWSIIGGNLVAATVGVTCAMLIPSPGLAAGVAVAVAIALMFPLRCIHPPSGAVALTAVLGGPAVQALGFGFIVMPVAVNSMVLVLMALAFNNAMRRRYPHRPPEPAAGHRTRDVPPTQRVGFTRADLDAVLAARGEFLDISEDDLEAILVAAELRAFRRRFGDVRCADIMSRDVVTATPDMPAGEAAALLARHHIKALPVVDGQRRLAGIFTQSDFFAAQRTGSARTAGTVRTLMTHAVTVARPEQPMVDLARAFSDGGLHHVPVIDDDRRVVGMVTQSDLVAALLRSRVSGTSGTSGTSGTSAPDDVPAAPTAH from the coding sequence ATGGCATCCGACACCGACAACGCCGCCGCGCCCGACCGCCAGACCCTGACGTGGCTGCGCACGTTCCTGCCGATGCCGATCACCGGCGGCCGGCACGAGCGCGTCAAGAGCTGCCTGGGCGCGCTGCTGGGACTGTTCGTTACGGAGTGGATCAGCCGCCACCTGATGGGCGGATTCAATCCGTGGTTCATCGCGCCCATGGGCGCGTCGGCCGTGCTGCTGTTCGCGGTGCCCGCGAGCCCGCTCGCGCAGCCGTGGTCGATCATCGGCGGCAACCTCGTGGCGGCGACGGTCGGCGTGACCTGCGCGATGCTGATTCCCTCGCCGGGACTGGCGGCCGGCGTCGCGGTGGCGGTCGCGATCGCCCTGATGTTTCCGCTGCGCTGCATCCACCCACCCAGCGGCGCGGTCGCGCTGACGGCGGTGCTGGGCGGGCCGGCGGTGCAGGCGCTCGGCTTCGGCTTTATCGTGATGCCCGTGGCCGTGAATTCGATGGTGCTGGTGCTGATGGCGCTGGCGTTCAACAACGCCATGCGGCGACGCTACCCGCACCGTCCGCCCGAACCCGCGGCGGGCCACCGCACGCGCGACGTGCCGCCGACCCAGCGCGTGGGCTTCACGCGCGCGGACCTGGACGCCGTGCTCGCGGCGCGCGGGGAATTCCTCGACATCTCGGAAGACGATCTCGAGGCGATTCTCGTGGCGGCCGAACTGCGGGCCTTCCGACGCCGCTTCGGCGACGTGCGGTGCGCGGACATCATGTCGCGCGACGTGGTGACCGCAACACCCGATATGCCCGCGGGAGAAGCCGCCGCGCTGCTGGCCCGCCATCACATCAAGGCCCTGCCCGTCGTGGACGGCCAGCGCCGGCTGGCCGGCATCTTCACGCAAAGCGACTTCTTCGCCGCCCAGCGCACGGGCTCGGCCCGCACCGCCGGCACCGTGCGCACGCTCATGACGCATGCGGTCACCGTGGCGCGCCCCGAACAGCCCATGGTCGATCTGGCGCGCGCGTTCTCCGATGGCGGCCTGCACCATGTGCCCGTCATCGACGACGACCGGCGCGTGGTCGGCATGGTCACGCAGTCCGACCTCGTGGCCGCCCTCCTGCGCAGCCGGGTATCGGGAACTTCGGGAACTTCGGGAACTTCGGGAACCTCGGCACCGGATGACGTACCCGCCGCGCCGACGGCGCATTGA